Within Zingiber officinale cultivar Zhangliang unplaced genomic scaffold, Zo_v1.1 ctg209, whole genome shotgun sequence, the genomic segment GACTCAGCAAATACTTGGGTTGTGTATTTGTTGCAGAGATTATAGGTTGAAAATGACTCACCAAGAGTAGAACTGGTAATGAAGGGACCGAGCACATACTATGCCAATGAAATTCCCGGTAAACATAACAGAAGCAACATCTAGATGGATGTCAGCCCACTTGCATGTTCAGTCAAAGGAAACATAAGGTAAAATACTTGGTAAAAATTTAAAGCATACATGATTTGTTAAGAGTTTTGGTTCTTGGTTCATAGGAATGAAATCGTCGAATAGATGATAAGGCATCACTGACTTTGACCTTCAAGAGAATAAAAAGCCCTTCGCTCCTGCCAATGCAAGTTGATGGATTCATTGACTTTTACTATTTCATAAATGTTGCAACTCTGAGTAACTATAGATAATGTAATTTGTAGATGTTATAAGCAAAACATTTTGTAAAATGATCCTTCCTGCACTTTAGATATTCTCAGAAAGTAACAGTTAATTTCAGATTAAAATGTTTCGGTCTTGTTAGAGAAAGGATTAAGGATGCATATTAGTACATGGGCAAACAGATATAAGAAGATCTGAATGAAAGAAGAAGGAACAAAGATTTAAGCACTCACTTGGACCACCTAAACTGTGCAAAAATTGCAAGCAACATGAGATGAAGAACCAACAGAGCAATGGAAAACTCCTTTGATACAAATATCTGTTCTGGAACAAACTTGAAATTAACAGACCTGAAAAAATCATGCTATGAGAATTATGTGTATCTAACCCCATCAATATCCTGAAACACACGCGACAAGTACAAACATTAAAAGCATTTTTTCCTATGTCTTGGAAGAGACTAGTGATTAAGATGTAGGAGCCTGAAATAATCTCCACAGATAGGATATCAGCACATACAGTATGTAATCTCCAGGACAAGAAAATATTCATTACCAACCTAACATAATTGGGACCTAATATCAGCATGTACAAAAATGAACATTGGTTTGCTATATCAAACAAAAACGTTTTGAAAGAGATGAAAATTATAAAATCTTATTTGGCAAACAAACATTCACTTTCtacactattttttaaaataaaaataaaaaatatttgatttaaaatattcaTTTTCATAGTAAAACTAATGTAAACGATAGAAAATCTTGCCTAACTCCATTATTATATAAATATACAAAAAACAACAAATTAATAGTACCAAAGAAATTAACCAATTATCAACAcccaaaattatattaattaaataaaatgattatCCTTATCTTAAATAATCATTTGTTATCATTAAATAATTTAGCATTAAGAGATATAAATGAAATGTAAAGTACAATTTTATGTGAAAATATGTAAgggtaaaatataattaaaaaataattaaaaatctatGATTATGAGGGtagtgtaaaatttttaaaattttatatcaatttttGGGCTAATGGCGAAATTATACAATTTTAAACTATGTAGTGTTTATGTTGCCTGTATTCGTCTACTAAGGTGGTGTCTTGGCTTCTACAAGTTGTAACTTAGCAATGGAATATGttataaagaaagtataaatttattttttaggacAATCAATTATACTGGAAATATCTAAGGTTGTCAAGATTGAATATGCACCAGAAATGAATGAAGACACGTCCAAGGTTAAAGGCTCTTGATAAGTACTCAACTGGATATGTCAGCAAGAAAGGTAAGCCCAATATGATCTGCAAATTCACCATTTAATTGTTAAGAAGGGAAATGTAAATCCATAAGTGGTTTGCTAAGCATTGAGTTGAAAGAGCATCAAACTCTTAAAAACCAGAGTTCAAGTgatcaaattattattttataaagaGATGAAGGCATAGAATAATAAATAAGTATAGATAAATCTAGAAAACTAAGCATTGTTGAGGTGCTAGCACTATAAGGAACATCAAAGGCTGGTTTAAGTCAAAGTAATTACACCAATATCACAAAATTATCACTATACAACTAAGGTCATATATGGGCAGACTCTTATTGGAAAAAAGAATTCAAATAGAACTGAATAGCTATTAATAAATAAGTAAATAACTAATTCATCACTCTGAAAATGATCTCAATGAAAAAATTGTTTCTTTGTAGTAGATTGGTTATCTTTCTCCTCTATCAACAAGCAGGCATCTTTCGACATGAACTTGGAAAGAAAACTCACATGATGCCAGAAAATTAACCAGCAAGGTGATGAGTTATCATAGTTAAGATGCGATTTGGACCTAACATATCCATTTAGTTCAGTTCTAGGCCTAGTTTGCCACAACTATATAATATAAATACGCAATATCATCTGAAACAAGCACAACTTGAGTGAAATTGACTTATCAACTTCTACCTTAGGCTTATACAACTGGAATACAAATCAAGTAAATAGAGTAATATATATCAGGGCTTAAAACAATAAAGGTTTTGTAATTTAATGGGTAAATGACAAAAGAAATAGTGAGAAAATTTCAGTTTTCGCAAGGATTAACATCTACATAGAAAATGGAAGATGAGAAACAAATTCTTAGCTCCCTTTCTTTACAGATTTAGATATTGCATCAAAGTAACTTTatatgaagaagagagcataaaATCTTAAACTGCAGTGAGTAACTTAGTACCAGGTACATGTCAAATGTGACAATTCAGTTCATTCAAACAGTAAACAGAATACTAATGGCCAAATTTCCTTAGTGGGTAAACTGTAAAGGACCTTTCAAGGAGAGAGACAAATTTGGAAATATAAAATTTCACTAAAAAGTGAAACCTGATATGGATGAATTAAAGCCAATTCAAGAATACCAGTACAGGAAAGAGCAAcatgaaaagaataagaaaaaatattttatggaAGAGATTCCAATATTAAGTAGATTGtaataatccaaatttttaaAATGTGTAGAAGTAGAACAAGAAATTTACACTTTGAAGGATATGGTAAAGAAAAACATGTAGATTCATAGACTGATACCTGCACTAGTGCAGCACCAAACAAGGTAGAAAAGACGCCCTTAATATCAAGAGCCTACAGCATGATACTCAAATTAACAACAGAAAACTATCAATAAGCATCAACAGATTACAGATGAACCAAAGTATCTAATAAATGGATCTTCAGGAGCATATTTGTATACCTTCAACATGAGCAGAAACAGAGGTGGTGCATAAAGAAGAACATTCATCTTAATTGCCACAGCTCCACTACAGAGACAAAAGGCAAATGtgaaagatcaaaacacaaaTAGACATCAACCATCATAGTCATAAACCTCATTTACTATTGCTTATGATATTTGACAGATAAAAAAAGTGTGTACCTGTAAATAATCAAAGCCATATGCCATTTTTGACATAGAACCAAAGCTAGAGAAGCATGAAGCAAAGTCATTGCAAAACAGTCATTAAACAGACGAAGAACAAAAATGGAATGCACCCTCTTTGACAAACAAAGGAGA encodes:
- the LOC122036790 gene encoding dol-P-Man:Man(5)GlcNAc(2)-PP-Dol alpha-1,3-mannosyltransferase-like isoform X1, with the translated sequence MAPARSLAKDISPVVGGFRISKSVFASALLVLDAVLIALIIAYVPYTKIDWDAYMSQVDGFLGGERDYTKLKGDTGPLVYPAGFLYVYSGIKFLTGGEVFPAQILFGILYIINLAVIFFIYIKSDVLPWWAFSLLCLSKRVHSIFVLRLFNDCFAMTLLHASLALVLCQKWHMALIIYSGAVAIKMNVLLYAPPLFLLMLKALDIKGVFSTLFGAALVQIILGLPFLLTYPVEYLSRAFNLGRVFIHFWSVNFKFVPEQIFVSKEFSIALLVLHLMLLAIFAQFRWSKSEGLFILLKVKVSDALSSIRRFHSYEPRTKTLNKSYVASVMFTGNFIGIVCARSLHYQFYSWYFYSLPFLLWISPFPTPLRLILFAGVELCWNIYPSNVYSSCLLLFNQKGGAEGSQSMMLQDIINIHHLNYYYYFSFNFFYH
- the LOC122036790 gene encoding dol-P-Man:Man(5)GlcNAc(2)-PP-Dol alpha-1,3-mannosyltransferase-like isoform X2, with product MAPARSLAKDISPVVGGFRISKSVFASALLVLDAVLIALIIAYVPYTKIDWDAYMSQVDGFLGGERDYTKLKGDTGPLVYPAGFLYVYSGIKFLTGGEVFPAQILFGILYIINLAVIFFIYIKSDVLPWWAFSLLCLSKRVHSIFVLRLFNDCFAMTLLHASLALVLCQKWHMALIIYSGAVAIKMNVLLYAPPLFLLMLKALDIKGVFSTLFGAALVQIILGLPFLLTYPVEYLSRAFNLGRVFIHFWSVNFKFVPEQIFVSKEFSIALLVLHLMLLAIFAQFRWSKSEGLFILLKVKVSDALSSIRRFHSYEPRTKTLNKSYVASVMFTGNFIGIVCARSLHYQFYSWYFYSLPFLLWISPFPTPLRLILFAGVELCWNIYPSNVYSSCLLLCVHLFILLGLWIAPVDCEYATQKPSEKKEE